One segment of Desulfonauticus submarinus DNA contains the following:
- a CDS encoding DUF2169 domain-containing protein — translation MKILKDKKQSLLFSPLGIKGTMYMVCTVLLFFDLDDPDTLCTEQELWQTIPPLLGKGNVLDMSMPKPRGEFIVIGKCFTPRGIPEPASQVSVRVGNIKKTLFVFGNRYWKKSLGGKVITDPEPFKEMPITWQNAFGGKKYKKNPLGKGIDPVVLPNGKEVIPLPNIEDPKHLIGSPLDRPAPMSFGPIDLMWPQRFKKQGTYDEKWLKERWPYFPDDMNYEFFNCASEDQFFPKFFKGDESIEIVNMNPDIPVLKSRLPGIRARCFVTKKKKIDAPPEEDSFVEVEMHRDTVWLFPEIRRGILIFRGTTEIQDDEYGDIRWIFLKNEQLSEEPKPIEYYLEEQKKRLERGVPIDTAPFEAANQKIAKAIKRFKFLPKEIEEKKLKMMGKRPKMRYSVDEIAEKSISDIEQKRVLLDTLEAKAKEMHAKWGHLVKIPLEKFGQIRNHLDTMKKKVLKTASRVKEMQKEASKQNEKAAKNIAQSIRDNVPEDLLKQTGVDPDNLIPEEKREPWPGRGFPLVIQWRKNLERNREVQDKLRKIGFEKRTLKRAWLGINNDQKIEDPECWGLESKDEEKITIPSGLVIPHFREATLVRFWVRPDEYNDPSNDFLMPGSDREPLFLSAIDDEAPIIRVADELEAWLVEQEVGDACSVVVLREPDEELPDEVKEDMEKALCFLVVVPKDFPEDKWDKWKKVYPDAIRLYLPKGENIFDLVKENIDIRKWIMDALPLEFAKAHYLEPLLLESEKPPSLSEGFKLPMLNVKDIVNNLMKEIKASYEPKIKELELSKIETEKKIKDSVVEQLGKGADKLVSKTTKPPSFVQSSKNIAKSINKQKNELSSKGCLTPEIEKKMDSATQKVLQMGEEAEEKYKQAKTKAEAAKEKLNKLKAGEVPEELKKKFEKAGIDPKQLKKLTREEVIEKYQKNRSLKGAILSDLDLSGLDFEGIDLTNAQCRKTKFCNCNLKGAIFNQTLANEADFSGALLTEANMKKSVFIKAKFKETILRNANISQGIFTEADLEKTDFTNSVLKMSVFQKANMKKIQFSDVYAYMCVFTGADLSEVDCKKSRLEKCLFKKTLLNRTDFSKASFNSTLFYEALGEQVKFIGADLSKARMGKNAQFSGADFRNIKMHQGCFRDSNLSDALFQGSEIEMSIFEGCDLTKTDFYRVKAKKTRFIKSNLESADMRGINLFLGSLRKTRIVNTDLRGANLYGVDFYKSIMGDTKLDDSNIKKTLIEKNSEILKSCCKSS, via the coding sequence ATGAAAATATTGAAAGATAAAAAACAATCTCTTTTATTCAGTCCATTAGGTATAAAAGGTACCATGTATATGGTATGTACTGTTTTGCTTTTTTTTGATTTAGACGATCCAGATACTCTTTGTACAGAGCAAGAATTATGGCAAACTATACCACCTTTGCTAGGGAAGGGAAATGTTTTGGACATGAGCATGCCTAAACCACGAGGTGAATTTATTGTAATAGGCAAGTGTTTTACTCCTAGAGGAATTCCTGAACCCGCATCTCAAGTGTCTGTACGTGTTGGTAATATAAAAAAAACTCTTTTTGTTTTTGGAAATAGATATTGGAAAAAGAGTTTAGGTGGTAAAGTCATTACTGATCCAGAGCCTTTTAAAGAAATGCCAATTACTTGGCAAAATGCTTTTGGGGGCAAAAAATATAAAAAAAATCCTCTTGGAAAGGGGATTGATCCTGTTGTTTTGCCTAATGGTAAAGAGGTTATACCTCTTCCCAATATTGAAGATCCAAAACATCTTATTGGTTCTCCTCTAGACAGGCCCGCCCCTATGAGTTTTGGGCCAATAGATCTTATGTGGCCTCAGCGTTTTAAAAAACAAGGCACATATGATGAAAAATGGCTTAAAGAAAGATGGCCTTATTTTCCTGATGATATGAATTATGAGTTTTTTAATTGTGCCTCTGAAGATCAGTTTTTCCCAAAGTTTTTCAAAGGAGATGAATCCATTGAAATTGTTAATATGAATCCTGATATCCCGGTTTTAAAATCTCGACTTCCAGGGATAAGGGCTAGGTGTTTTGTTACAAAAAAGAAAAAGATTGACGCTCCTCCAGAGGAGGATAGTTTTGTTGAAGTTGAGATGCATAGAGATACAGTATGGTTATTTCCTGAAATACGAAGAGGTATTCTTATTTTTCGAGGAACAACAGAAATTCAAGATGATGAATATGGCGATATAAGATGGATTTTTCTCAAAAATGAACAATTATCAGAGGAACCAAAACCGATTGAATATTATTTAGAAGAGCAAAAAAAACGGCTTGAACGGGGCGTTCCTATAGATACGGCTCCTTTTGAAGCAGCAAACCAAAAAATTGCTAAGGCTATAAAACGATTTAAATTTCTTCCTAAAGAAATTGAAGAAAAAAAATTAAAAATGATGGGTAAAAGACCCAAGATGCGCTATTCAGTGGACGAAATAGCAGAAAAGTCAATAAGTGATATAGAACAAAAAAGGGTTCTTTTGGATACGTTGGAAGCTAAAGCCAAGGAAATGCATGCCAAATGGGGGCATTTAGTAAAAATCCCTCTTGAGAAATTTGGGCAAATTAGAAATCATCTGGATACAATGAAAAAAAAGGTGCTTAAAACTGCTTCTCGAGTAAAAGAGATGCAGAAAGAGGCAAGTAAACAAAATGAAAAGGCAGCGAAAAATATAGCTCAATCAATTAGAGATAATGTACCTGAAGATTTGCTTAAACAAACAGGAGTGGATCCAGATAATTTGATTCCTGAAGAAAAAAGAGAACCATGGCCAGGAAGAGGTTTTCCTCTTGTGATTCAATGGCGTAAAAATCTTGAACGAAATAGAGAAGTTCAGGATAAGTTGAGAAAAATTGGATTTGAAAAAAGAACTCTTAAAAGGGCTTGGCTAGGTATAAATAATGATCAAAAAATAGAAGATCCTGAGTGTTGGGGACTTGAATCAAAAGATGAAGAAAAAATAACAATACCCTCTGGTCTTGTTATTCCTCATTTTAGAGAAGCAACTCTTGTGCGTTTTTGGGTAAGACCTGATGAATATAATGATCCAAGCAATGATTTCCTTATGCCTGGATCAGATAGAGAGCCTTTATTTTTATCTGCTATTGATGATGAAGCTCCTATTATTAGAGTAGCTGATGAATTAGAAGCATGGCTTGTGGAACAAGAAGTAGGAGATGCTTGTTCAGTGGTAGTTCTAAGAGAGCCAGATGAAGAGCTTCCTGATGAAGTTAAGGAAGATATGGAAAAAGCACTTTGTTTTTTGGTGGTAGTTCCCAAAGATTTTCCTGAGGATAAATGGGATAAGTGGAAAAAAGTGTATCCAGATGCTATTAGATTATATTTACCAAAAGGAGAAAATATTTTTGATTTAGTAAAAGAGAATATTGATATTAGAAAATGGATTATGGATGCTTTGCCTTTGGAATTTGCAAAGGCACATTACTTAGAGCCTCTTTTGCTTGAGTCTGAAAAACCACCATCTCTTTCAGAAGGTTTTAAACTTCCGATGTTAAATGTTAAAGACATAGTTAATAATTTAATGAAAGAAATAAAAGCTTCTTATGAGCCAAAAATTAAGGAATTGGAACTAAGCAAAATAGAAACAGAAAAAAAGATTAAAGATTCAGTTGTGGAGCAATTAGGAAAAGGTGCAGATAAGCTCGTTTCAAAAACAACAAAGCCTCCCAGTTTTGTTCAATCTAGCAAAAATATCGCTAAAAGTATTAATAAACAAAAAAATGAACTAAGTTCCAAAGGATGTCTAACTCCTGAGATTGAGAAAAAAATGGATTCTGCCACTCAAAAGGTTCTGCAGATGGGAGAAGAAGCAGAGGAAAAATATAAACAAGCAAAAACAAAAGCTGAAGCAGCTAAAGAAAAGTTAAACAAGCTTAAAGCTGGAGAAGTACCAGAGGAACTTAAGAAAAAATTTGAAAAGGCTGGAATTGATCCTAAACAATTAAAAAAGCTTACCAGAGAAGAAGTTATTGAAAAATATCAAAAAAATCGCTCTCTTAAAGGAGCTATTCTTTCAGATCTTGATCTTTCAGGTCTTGATTTTGAAGGAATAGATCTCACAAATGCTCAATGTCGAAAAACAAAATTTTGTAATTGTAATTTAAAAGGAGCTATATTTAATCAAACTCTTGCTAACGAGGCAGATTTTAGCGGAGCATTGCTGACAGAAGCAAATATGAAAAAAAGTGTATTTATAAAGGCAAAATTTAAAGAAACTATACTAAGAAATGCAAATATTTCGCAGGGGATATTTACAGAAGCAGATTTGGAAAAGACAGATTTTACTAATTCTGTTTTAAAAATGAGCGTGTTTCAAAAAGCAAATATGAAAAAAATTCAATTTTCAGATGTATATGCATACATGTGTGTATTTACAGGTGCTGATCTAAGTGAAGTGGATTGTAAAAAGAGTAGACTTGAAAAGTGTCTTTTTAAGAAAACTTTGTTAAATAGAACAGATTTTTCCAAAGCATCATTTAATTCCACTTTATTTTACGAAGCCTTAGGAGAGCAAGTAAAGTTTATTGGTGCTGATTTAAGTAAGGCAAGAATGGGTAAGAATGCTCAATTTTCTGGAGCAGATTTTAGAAATATTAAAATGCATCAAGGATGTTTTAGAGATTCAAATCTTTCAGACGCTTTGTTTCAGGGAAGTGAAATAGAAATGAGCATTTTTGAAGGCTGTGATCTTACAAAAACAGATTTTTATAGGGTAAAAGCTAAAAAAACCAGATTTATTAAATCTAATTTAGAAAGTGCTGATATGCGCGGTATAAATCTTTTTTTAGGTTCTCTTAGAAAAACAAGAATTGTAAATACTGATCTTAGGGGAGCTAATCTTTATGGAGTTGATTTTTATAAATCGATAATGGGAGATACAAAGCTAGATGACTCAAATATTAAAAAGACTCTTATTGAAAAAAATTCTGAAATTTTGAAAAGTTGTTGTAAAAGTAGTTAA
- a CDS encoding type VI secretion system Vgr family protein, which yields MAYLKDKKYSFISRALEKDTFGVVEFKGEEGLSKIYRFEITLITDRLDIDLSSVVQHRGKFIIHRDGGDDVSFNGIISNFEQLQKINEYVFYRAILVPKLWYLTLTHHNQVFLNKNVQEILKLVLEDAGLTEVDYEFRLQEEYKPLEYVCQYGESHFDFISRWCEREGIYYFFEQGDEKEKVIFTDTFISHTENPKGKRVIYSPPSGLGAGHRNEIVQGFICRYNTLPKKVLLRDYNYRKPSLEVVGSAEIDPKGIGDVYYYGDHFRTPQEGNRLAQIRAEELLCRREEFIGDSTVPYLQPGYIFELENHYRKNFNQRYLTIELSHEGSQTGYLVSGIQDDLSDREKQVFYRNNFTAIPANVQFRPKRMTKNPKIVGTLNARIDASGSGKYAELDEEGRYKVILPFDISGRKDGKASAWIRMLQPYAGNNHGMHFPLHKGTEVLLTFIDGNPDRPVIAGAVPNPETPSLVTAENQTTCQITTGGGNTIHMEDQEGKQRILFHSPTANTSIRLGASGNPFKDLENNVIKQYKAVEGVLKNSGGDGDDDKDKDYEDVWGKVLAERDGLKIDTGASLEMRVGGVKAEVVGGSDTSIVIGNSNDVLLGGKVDIHVPEKWIYEKSKVESTVKEVKLKIKKVTQIQNNINMIQNKINIIQEKKEINEKSISNIGTETKIAKAKEEIVKEMYSMFDVLSKKIKEEIKRVETRFKQVKQEINEIETEISDTKKKISKVEKNIFKFSDQIIDGGKKISEIGTYIQKTEKIDINKAGNMIAQAGQIIAKASSSIFLN from the coding sequence GTGGCATATTTAAAGGATAAAAAATATTCTTTTATCTCCAGGGCTCTGGAAAAAGATACTTTTGGTGTGGTGGAGTTTAAAGGTGAAGAAGGGTTAAGTAAGATTTACCGGTTTGAGATAACTTTGATTACAGATAGGTTAGATATTGATTTAAGTAGTGTTGTGCAGCATAGAGGAAAATTTATTATTCATAGAGATGGTGGAGATGATGTTAGTTTTAATGGTATTATATCCAATTTTGAGCAACTGCAAAAGATTAATGAATATGTGTTTTATAGAGCCATTTTAGTCCCTAAATTATGGTATTTAACTCTTACTCATCACAATCAAGTGTTTCTTAATAAAAATGTGCAAGAGATTTTGAAATTGGTATTAGAGGATGCTGGGCTTACAGAAGTAGACTATGAATTTCGCTTACAAGAAGAGTATAAACCTTTGGAGTATGTTTGTCAGTATGGAGAAAGCCATTTTGATTTTATCAGTAGATGGTGTGAACGAGAAGGTATATATTATTTTTTTGAACAAGGAGATGAAAAAGAAAAGGTAATATTTACAGATACTTTTATATCACATACTGAAAATCCCAAAGGGAAGAGAGTAATATATTCACCTCCATCAGGACTTGGAGCAGGACATAGAAATGAAATAGTGCAAGGGTTTATATGTAGATATAATACATTGCCTAAAAAAGTTTTATTAAGAGATTATAATTATAGAAAGCCTTCGTTAGAAGTTGTAGGAAGTGCAGAAATAGATCCAAAAGGTATAGGAGACGTATATTATTATGGAGATCACTTTAGAACTCCACAAGAAGGAAATCGTCTTGCTCAGATAAGAGCAGAAGAGCTTTTGTGCAGAAGAGAGGAATTTATAGGAGATAGTACGGTTCCTTATTTACAACCTGGTTATATTTTTGAGCTAGAAAATCATTATCGTAAAAATTTTAATCAGCGTTATCTTACCATTGAACTAAGCCATGAAGGTAGCCAAACAGGTTATTTGGTAAGTGGGATTCAAGATGATCTCTCAGATCGTGAAAAACAGGTATTTTATAGGAATAATTTTACAGCAATTCCTGCAAATGTACAATTTCGTCCTAAGAGAATGACAAAAAATCCCAAAATAGTTGGCACGTTAAATGCCAGAATAGATGCATCTGGGAGTGGCAAATATGCAGAGCTAGATGAAGAAGGTAGATATAAAGTGATATTGCCTTTTGATATATCGGGCAGAAAAGATGGTAAGGCCTCAGCATGGATAAGGATGTTGCAACCTTATGCAGGAAATAACCATGGCATGCATTTTCCTTTACATAAGGGCACAGAGGTTCTTTTAACCTTTATAGATGGCAATCCAGATCGCCCAGTAATCGCAGGAGCTGTGCCCAATCCTGAGACCCCTTCTCTTGTAACAGCAGAGAATCAAACTACTTGTCAAATTACCACTGGCGGGGGCAATACAATTCATATGGAGGATCAAGAAGGAAAACAAAGGATATTATTTCACAGCCCTACTGCTAATACTTCTATTAGGCTTGGAGCTTCTGGAAATCCATTTAAGGATTTGGAAAATAATGTTATAAAACAATATAAAGCAGTTGAAGGGGTTTTAAAAAATAGTGGTGGAGATGGAGATGATGACAAGGATAAAGATTATGAAGATGTCTGGGGTAAAGTGCTGGCAGAAAGAGATGGACTTAAAATAGATACTGGCGCAAGTTTAGAGATGAGGGTCGGCGGAGTAAAAGCAGAAGTAGTAGGAGGATCAGATACATCAATAGTTATTGGAAATTCTAATGATGTATTGTTAGGTGGAAAGGTAGATATTCATGTTCCTGAAAAATGGATTTATGAAAAAAGTAAGGTAGAGAGTACGGTTAAAGAAGTGAAGTTAAAAATAAAAAAAGTTACACAAATTCAAAATAATATAAATATGATACAAAACAAAATAAATATTATTCAGGAAAAAAAAGAAATAAATGAAAAATCTATTAGCAATATTGGTACTGAAACAAAAATAGCTAAGGCCAAAGAAGAAATTGTTAAAGAAATGTATAGTATGTTTGATGTTCTTTCTAAAAAAATAAAGGAAGAAATAAAACGTGTAGAAACTAGATTTAAGCAAGTAAAACAAGAAATTAATGAAATAGAAACAGAAATTTCTGATACAAAGAAAAAAATATCAAAAGTTGAAAAAAATATATTTAAGTTTAGTGATCAAATTATAGACGGAGGTAAAAAGATTTCAGAAATAGGCACTTATATTCAAAAAACAGAAAAGATAGATATAAATAAAGCTGGAAATATGATAGCACAAGCAGGTCAAATAATAGCAAAGGCTAGTAGCTCTATATTTTTAAATTAA
- a CDS encoding DUF2169 family type VI secretion system accessory protein, with protein sequence MRVIKDIHHGLLLNRFEIENKCYLVISILIFFDFDKPNYPLSEQEMWKFVQSYLGKEAILDSGMPKIKGEIIVYGSCFPPEGTAKVSTVGFGIKGIRKKLAVFGDRFWERKGGISIISEPKPFKEMPITWDRAFGGKEYKMNPLGKGIDPVILPNGREIVPLPNLEDPDHLIGSPADRPNPICFAPIDMMWPQRFKKQGTYDKKWLRERWPFYPEDMDWSFFNCASEDQQRDGFFRGGEEFFIENMHPERPKIVSQIPALRQKCFVNKLKDLDNPEGETLFQEVETKIDTLILFPHALKGIALWRGTVEVLDDEALDVLHIFVATENLLDNAKDIDYYYKIFQKKRKGEIDDLPEVQEAEVMLKKAEKELEIAKKELKELPKKINDSILRGLGERPKQSFTPNEIIKSALENIENSEQFFGKTELDLQGLREEFGHIVKIESINMKNTMQENIGKIKETVKTFGQELNAINKNVQASKEEIKSKFEAGLKGGIKDKIVEIKDFLDFLDKKEDPWLLSGMEFLQECRLQLLKDKEKMEILTKIGFSDYTVKWAWLGFNQKDRQYKGSLWGLDQEEIFIPKGLVIPYFEKDTLKKLVIRPDIIPDNSKDVLVPGSKEKNYLLSTAVVEGIVVVVKEEFEALLLHQEIWDIALVVVISNPKEEVDKNTESLLQQASCILIPEYSVDYIQACKEKFSQLDSIVMPDKINNIILMKSKNIDLRKWFLSVIRPDIKKELIDLAKAENINLEEEFLFSFDLVSKRVNNVIKKDTNTEKIEELKNLKNEIIANIKDKLRKIGVSDKTLEDITKDSEESKKSSEEFIFSAREKLSHIIKKTKMKLESSGFLTENSKKILEEIENTHLNALQNAQVKLQDAKQKIQNTEELFSKTDYKPNWAKELIADNIKLKEYYEKLTREKVIELYNKGESFAGKDISGVDLSRLHLDGADFSSSLLEGTIFKESSLNNANFSKAIASNTDFSNASLENANLEKGIFDNAKFINANLRGANLREVFAEKADFEGADISKADLQGISFIEAKLKGIKGKEIKADGGVFLQVEASKGIFTGADFKKALFSKASLEESDFSESKVCSTIFTEVKANKTKFIKADLYNSRIINKSDFSESDFVGAKANRSCWMKSKLSDSDFKGSLLDQTLVQECDVSRSSLRGVCAKKARFERSDFSKSDMEGINLFQGSLRKARLNNTNLKKANLYGVEFYKTKVKNINLENTNLKKTKLEGREQTIHD encoded by the coding sequence GTGAGAGTTATAAAAGATATTCATCATGGTTTACTTTTAAATCGATTTGAAATTGAGAATAAGTGTTATTTGGTTATAAGTATTCTTATCTTTTTTGACTTTGATAAGCCAAATTATCCTTTAAGTGAACAAGAAATGTGGAAATTTGTTCAATCTTATTTGGGGAAAGAAGCTATTCTTGACTCTGGAATGCCCAAGATAAAAGGAGAAATAATCGTTTATGGTAGTTGTTTTCCTCCAGAAGGGACTGCTAAGGTATCAACAGTTGGCTTTGGTATAAAAGGAATTAGAAAAAAGTTGGCTGTATTTGGAGATCGTTTTTGGGAGAGAAAGGGTGGTATTAGTATTATTAGTGAGCCTAAGCCCTTTAAAGAAATGCCTATTACTTGGGACAGGGCTTTTGGTGGAAAAGAGTATAAAATGAATCCATTAGGAAAGGGTATAGATCCTGTTATTCTTCCTAATGGTAGAGAGATAGTTCCTTTACCTAATTTAGAAGACCCTGATCATTTAATAGGATCGCCAGCAGATAGACCAAATCCTATTTGCTTTGCCCCCATTGATATGATGTGGCCTCAGCGTTTTAAAAAGCAAGGGACTTATGATAAAAAATGGCTTAGAGAAAGATGGCCCTTTTATCCTGAGGACATGGACTGGAGTTTTTTTAATTGTGCATCGGAGGATCAACAAAGGGATGGTTTTTTTAGAGGGGGAGAGGAGTTTTTTATTGAGAACATGCATCCTGAGAGGCCCAAAATAGTCTCCCAAATTCCTGCTCTTAGACAGAAATGTTTTGTTAATAAACTTAAAGACTTAGATAATCCAGAAGGAGAGACTTTATTTCAAGAAGTAGAAACCAAAATAGATACCCTTATTTTATTTCCTCATGCGTTAAAAGGTATTGCTCTTTGGAGAGGCACTGTAGAAGTGTTAGATGATGAGGCGCTTGATGTGCTTCATATATTTGTTGCTACAGAGAATTTATTGGATAATGCTAAGGATATAGATTATTATTATAAAATTTTTCAAAAAAAGCGAAAAGGAGAAATAGATGATCTTCCTGAGGTTCAGGAAGCAGAAGTCATGCTTAAAAAAGCTGAAAAGGAATTGGAAATAGCCAAAAAAGAGCTAAAAGAACTGCCTAAAAAAATAAATGATTCAATTTTAAGAGGGCTTGGAGAAAGGCCAAAGCAATCTTTTACTCCTAATGAAATAATAAAATCAGCTTTAGAAAACATAGAAAACTCAGAGCAATTTTTTGGAAAGACAGAGTTGGACTTGCAAGGACTTAGAGAGGAATTTGGGCATATAGTTAAGATTGAATCAATAAATATGAAAAATACTATGCAAGAAAATATAGGAAAAATTAAAGAAACGGTAAAAACTTTTGGACAAGAACTTAATGCTATAAATAAAAATGTGCAAGCCTCAAAAGAGGAAATTAAGTCAAAATTTGAAGCTGGTTTAAAAGGAGGAATAAAAGATAAGATAGTTGAAATAAAGGATTTTTTAGATTTTCTTGATAAAAAAGAAGATCCGTGGCTTTTATCAGGAATGGAGTTTTTACAAGAATGTCGTCTTCAGCTTCTTAAAGATAAAGAAAAGATGGAGATTCTGACTAAAATAGGTTTTTCTGACTATACTGTAAAGTGGGCATGGTTGGGTTTTAATCAAAAAGACCGACAATATAAGGGTAGTTTATGGGGGCTTGACCAAGAGGAGATTTTTATACCTAAAGGTTTGGTCATACCTTATTTTGAAAAGGACACTCTTAAAAAACTTGTTATAAGGCCAGATATAATACCAGATAATTCAAAAGATGTTTTAGTCCCTGGTTCTAAAGAAAAAAATTATCTGCTTTCAACTGCAGTAGTAGAAGGCATTGTAGTTGTGGTAAAGGAAGAATTTGAAGCATTGCTTTTACATCAGGAAATTTGGGATATAGCTTTGGTGGTTGTTATTAGTAATCCTAAAGAAGAGGTGGATAAAAATACTGAGTCTTTGCTTCAACAGGCGTCTTGTATTTTGATCCCTGAATATTCAGTAGACTATATTCAGGCATGTAAAGAAAAATTTTCACAATTAGATTCTATTGTAATGCCAGACAAAATTAATAATATTATTTTAATGAAATCTAAAAATATAGACCTTCGGAAATGGTTTTTGAGCGTGATAAGACCAGATATAAAGAAAGAACTTATTGATTTAGCCAAAGCAGAGAATATTAATCTTGAAGAAGAATTTTTATTTAGCTTTGATTTAGTATCTAAAAGAGTTAACAATGTTATAAAAAAAGATACAAATACAGAAAAAATTGAAGAATTAAAAAATTTAAAAAATGAAATAATTGCTAATATAAAAGATAAACTTAGAAAAATTGGCGTGTCTGATAAAACTTTAGAAGATATTACTAAAGACTCAGAAGAAAGTAAAAAATCCTCAGAAGAGTTTATTTTTTCTGCTAGAGAAAAATTAAGTCATATTATCAAAAAAACTAAAATGAAATTAGAATCTTCAGGTTTTTTAACAGAAAATTCTAAAAAAATTCTAGAAGAAATAGAAAATACTCATTTAAATGCATTACAAAATGCACAGGTAAAACTACAAGACGCAAAGCAAAAAATTCAAAATACTGAAGAGTTATTTTCTAAAACAGATTATAAACCTAATTGGGCTAAGGAATTGATAGCAGATAATATAAAGTTAAAAGAATATTATGAAAAACTCACTAGAGAAAAAGTCATTGAACTTTATAATAAAGGTGAAAGCTTTGCAGGAAAAGACATTTCTGGTGTAGATTTATCTAGACTTCATTTAGATGGTGCAGATTTTAGTTCATCTTTGCTTGAAGGTACAATTTTTAAAGAATCATCTCTTAATAATGCAAATTTTAGTAAAGCAATCGCTAGTAATACAGATTTTTCAAATGCATCTTTGGAAAATGCCAATTTGGAAAAAGGTATTTTTGATAATGCAAAATTTATAAATGCTAATCTTAGAGGAGCTAATCTTAGAGAGGTGTTTGCAGAAAAAGCAGATTTTGAAGGAGCAGATATTTCTAAGGCAGATCTTCAAGGAATATCTTTTATTGAGGCAAAATTAAAAGGGATTAAGGGAAAAGAGATTAAAGCTGATGGTGGAGTATTTTTGCAAGTTGAGGCCTCAAAAGGAATATTTACTGGTGCTGATTTTAAAAAAGCTTTATTTTCTAAGGCATCATTAGAAGAAAGTGATTTTTCTGAAAGTAAAGTTTGCTCTACTATATTTACAGAGGTAAAGGCAAATAAGACAAAGTTTATTAAAGCAGACCTTTATAATAGTAGAATTATTAATAAATCTGATTTTTCAGAATCAGATTTTGTGGGAGCAAAGGCAAATAGATCTTGTTGGATGAAGTCAAAGTTATCTGATTCTGATTTTAAAGGTAGTTTGCTTGATCAAACATTGGTTCAGGAGTGTGATGTTTCTAGAAGTTCTTTGAGAGGTGTATGCGCTAAGAAAGCTCGTTTTGAAAGGTCTGATTTTTCAAAATCAGATATGGAGGGAATAAATCTCTTTCAAGGTTCGCTTCGGAAAGCAAGACTTAATAATACAAATTTAAAAAAGGCAAACCTTTATGGAGTAGAATTTTATAAAACAAAGGTAAAAAATATAAATTTAGAAAATACAAACCTTAAAAAAACAAAACTTGAAGGAAGAGAGCAGACTATCCATGACTAG
- a CDS encoding pentapeptide repeat-containing protein encodes MTREELLEAIKRDETIENQDLRGMDLRGLDFTGVRFENVDFSGADLRDCKIKKTGFNGCKFQDTIMEGADLTEVIWIEIDLSGVKLNNAVLSEAVLIEVKLKGAELRFGNLKNIIINDSDLEGIDLENSNLSRAVLTRVNLKGANLSGTDLSHTIFTQVDFQNTVLRGAKIFKTFMRDSFLQGQDFSGCKFIMAQVGGSDLKGCNFKKADISQSNFLNANLEEVNFENTTARRTVFMGAKLERAIFRKADLFQACFDEGVVTLVDFSDANLEQSRFVCAKCVSTSFKGANCSYVDFSYANLKSADLSFANLYWAKMHKTEVDGVVWDKSIGRSSIRWTDKDLAEAENWKSSLNID; translated from the coding sequence ATGACTAGAGAAGAACTTCTTGAAGCTATAAAAAGAGATGAGACTATAGAAAATCAAGATTTACGAGGTATGGATTTACGAGGTCTTGATTTTACTGGGGTTAGATTTGAGAATGTGGATTTTAGTGGTGCTGATTTAAGAGATTGTAAGATCAAGAAGACTGGTTTTAATGGATGTAAATTTCAGGATACTATAATGGAAGGAGCTGATCTTACTGAAGTGATTTGGATAGAGATAGATTTAAGTGGAGTTAAGTTGAATAATGCAGTACTTAGTGAAGCTGTATTGATTGAGGTAAAACTTAAAGGAGCTGAATTAAGATTTGGAAATTTGAAGAATATAATTATAAATGATTCAGATTTGGAAGGGATAGATTTAGAAAATAGTAATCTTTCCAGAGCAGTATTAACTAGGGTTAATTTAAAGGGTGCTAATTTAAGTGGAACTGATCTTTCTCACACTATTTTTACTCAGGTTGATTTTCAAAATACTGTACTTAGAGGGGCTAAAATATTTAAAACTTTTATGCGAGATTCTTTTTTGCAAGGACAAGACTTTAGTGGATGTAAGTTTATAATGGCTCAAGTAGGTGGTTCTGATTTAAAAGGTTGTAACTTTAAAAAGGCTGATATTTCTCAATCGAATTTTTTAAATGCTAATTTGGAAGAGGTAAACTTTGAAAATACCACAGCTAGGCGAACTGTGTTTATGGGAGCAAAGTTAGAGCGAGCAATATTTAGAAAGGCTGATCTTTTTCAGGCATGTTTTGATGAAGGAGTAGTTACTCTAGTTGATTTTTCTGATGCTAATTTAGAGCAATCAAGATTTGTTTGTGCTAAATGTGTTTCTACTTCTTTTAAAGGTGCTAATTGTTCCTATGTGGATTTTTCATATGCTAATTTAAAGTCTGCAGATTTATCGTTTGCCAATCTTTATTGGGCTAAGATGCATAAAACAGAAGTGGATGGAGTGGTTTGGGATAAATCCATAGGACGTTCATCTATAAGGTGGACAGATAAGGATTTGGCAGAAGCAGAAAATTGGAAATCAAGTTTAAATATAGATTAA